GCATGACGCCGATTCGATTGCACATCTGCCGAATGACGGCCAGGTCGTGACTGATAAAGAGCATGGTCAAACCAAGTTCTTCCTGCAGATCTTTCAAAAGGTTCAGGATCTGGGCCTGGATCGAGACGTCCAAGGCAGAAGTCGGTTCGTCGCAAATCAGGAACCTTGGACGTGTCGCCAAAGCCCTGGCAATCGAGATCCTTTGTCTTTGTCCGCCCGAAAACTCATGTGGGAATTTCTGACCAGCCGCCGCCCCGAGACCAACATGATCAAGAAGGTCGGCGACGATTTGATGGACCTCGGAGTTGGATGACGCCAATTTGTGGAACTTGATCGGCTCGGCGATGATGTCACGGACACGCATACGTGCGTTCAACGATGAGAAGGGATCCTGAAAGATCATCTGCATCTGGCGGCGCATCGCAAGCACCTGCCTGCGGTCTTTCAGGGACGTCAGTTCTTGCCCGGCAAAGAGGATCGACCCGCCGCTTGGGTGATAGAGACCTGTGACCAGTCGGGCGATGGTCGATTTTCCGGATCCGGATTCGCCTACTAGGCCAAAGGTCTCGCCTTCGAGAATGTCGAAACTGACCTTCTTGACGGCATGAAAATAGCGACGCCTTGAGGGTATGATTGACCCGTGGGTTTCAAACCGCATTTCGAGGTCTTTGATCGATAGAAGCGCACCGTTCGCCTTTTCATAATTGCGCGATTGACCCAGCCAATGCGTCGAGATGTCGATGTGCTTGGTCGGAACACCTGCCTTTTCGATGTAGTTCACGACCGGGAAACGGTTGATGCGAACGTCAGGTCGCGGCACAGCCGAAATCAGGCTCTGGGTATAGGGATGGTTCGGTGCGCCCAGGACCTGTTTCGTCTCGCCATATTCCACCAGTTTACCCTGATACATCACGGCAACGTGGTCAGTGATGTCGGCAATCACACCCATGTCGTGGGTGATCACGAGCATGGCGACATTCCGCTCCTCACAGAGCTTCTTCATCAGTTCGAGGATTTGCGCCTGGATCGAAACATCGAGCGCCGTGGTTGGCTCGTCGGCGATTACCAGCTCAGGCTCTGCACACAGTGCGAGCGCAATTACGACGCGCTGGCGCATGCCACCTGAAAACTGATGCGGATATTGCTTGACCCGTTCGGCAGGGTCGGGAATGCCGACCGCATCAATCAGTTCGATGGCTCGTTTGCGCGCCTCGGCCGCATTGAATGGCATATGAGTGCGGATCGTCTCGACGAGCTGAGACTCGACGGTTTGAAGCGGGTCAAGCGACGTGAGTGGATCCTGGAAAATCATCCCGATCCGACGGCCGCGCATCAGGCGCTTTTCCTTGTCGGGGAGATTGTCGATTCGCTGGCCGTGCAGAAAGATCTCACCCTCGGCAACTCGGCCTGGCTCCTGCAAAAGCCCGATCACCGCATTTCCGACGGTTGACTTACCGGCACCTGATTCTCCGACGACGCCGAGGACCTTGCCCGCCTCCAGCTTCAAGGTAACGCCTTCCACGGCGATGAATGTCGACTTCCGCCCCGGGAATTCGACCTTGAGGTCATGAATATCGAGAACGCTCATGCTGACCTCCCTATCGCAGTTTCGGGTTCAGGGCGTCGCGTAGCCAATCGCCCAGAAGGTTGACGTTGAGAACCAGCAGCGCCAGGGCAAGCCCTGGGAAGATCGCGATCCACCACTCACCGGAGTAAAGGAAGTCGTTGCCGATGGAGATCAGCGTGCCCAACGAAGGCTGGGTGGGCGGCATGCCGACACCGAGGAACGACAGCGTTGCTTCAGTCACGATCGCCAAGGCCAGGTTGATCGTGGCGATAACGAGCACCGGCCCGGTAACGTTGGGCAGGATATGACGGACCATGATGATCACTGACGGAATGCCGATCACTCGTGCTGCCTGAACATATTCCTTGTTCTTTTCCACCATGGTCGAGCC
This sequence is a window from Labrenzia sp. CE80. Protein-coding genes within it:
- a CDS encoding ABC transporter ATP-binding protein, producing the protein MSVLDIHDLKVEFPGRKSTFIAVEGVTLKLEAGKVLGVVGESGAGKSTVGNAVIGLLQEPGRVAEGEIFLHGQRIDNLPDKEKRLMRGRRIGMIFQDPLTSLDPLQTVESQLVETIRTHMPFNAAEARKRAIELIDAVGIPDPAERVKQYPHQFSGGMRQRVVIALALCAEPELVIADEPTTALDVSIQAQILELMKKLCEERNVAMLVITHDMGVIADITDHVAVMYQGKLVEYGETKQVLGAPNHPYTQSLISAVPRPDVRINRFPVVNYIEKAGVPTKHIDISTHWLGQSRNYEKANGALLSIKDLEMRFETHGSIIPSRRRYFHAVKKVSFDILEGETFGLVGESGSGKSTIARLVTGLYHPSGGSILFAGQELTSLKDRRQVLAMRRQMQMIFQDPFSSLNARMRVRDIIAEPIKFHKLASSNSEVHQIVADLLDHVGLGAAAGQKFPHEFSGGQRQRISIARALATRPRFLICDEPTSALDVSIQAQILNLLKDLQEELGLTMLFISHDLAVIRQMCNRIGVMRHGELCEVADCDALFDAPQHDYTRQLLGLMPSLDLLSRDKLQTV